ATTGGTGACGCGAGGTATCCGCCCAGCGCGGCACAGGGGACGATCAGGGCCAGGCTCGCCGCCGCGTGCCAGAACGACAGCGGGCTGCCGCACAGTGCGATTACGAGCAGATTCATGCCGAGCGTCGCGCCGCCGGCCGCAATCGCGTGCCGCAGATAGGCTTGGCCGGCGACGACTGCCGCGGCGTAGCCGGCGAGCATCGCCATGAGCAAATCGCCGACGGTCACGAACCAACGAATGTCGAGTTGCCCGTGCATCTGCTGAGCGATGGACTGCGGCGAGAGTCCCTCGTCAACCATGCCGACCACCGCCGCCACGCCGATCAAGGTGGACATCACGAGCGCGCCCCCAGATCCAACAGCGGCGCCGCGAAAGACGGCGCGGGCGACCAGCCAGCGCGAGTCGGTGATCGCCTCGCGGACGACCTCGGTCAGAGCTGTGATCGGGTTCGAGATCTCAGGACGTGCTGGCATCCTGACAGTATGATCGCCGAGCGAGTGGCCGTCAAAGCGGCGAATTCCCGTAGATGAATTCGCAAGCCGGCGTAGTGTGCGTCAAGTCCGCGCACACGCACCGGGCCGCCAGCGAACTTCAGGTGCGTCAGCGCTGCGCTCGACACACCCTACGCTCTCGCCCGCCGCAGCCGGTCCCGGAATTCTTGCGAATTCCGCTACCGATGCGCCGCTGGCTCGGCGGAGGCCGATTGAGCCGAACTGTTCAATTTGCCGAGCGCCGCCAGGGCGCGCTCCTTGAGGCTGCCGGTGGCGCGGCGGGCGGCCATTCGATAGTAGATTTTGGCGACCCCCGTCTTTCCCGCGGCTTGCAATGCGCTGGCCTGATCGAATAGGCGAGTCGCTTCCTCTTGCCAGGCGGAGTCTTCGGCGGCCTGCTGACGGCGAATGTCGCCAAGGCTTTGGCCGCCGGCCGAATCGGTCGCCAATGCCGACTGCTCGCGCGGCCCCTGGCTCTCGGCCGAGCGGAGCATGATCGGAAGCTTCATGAGCGAAGCGTCGGCGCGCTGGTTGAAATCGCCGCCGAGAAGCTGGCGGTCTGCCGCCTCGAAATCATGGATCTCGGCGCTCACGCTCATATTGCTCGCGCCGCGCGCCGCGCCACCAGCCGCGTTGTTGAACGGATGGAAGCCAAGCCCGGGGATGCCGTTTTCACTTCGGCCGGAAGCGCCGTCGCCGAAGCCGCCGAATTCGGCCCCACCGCTGTCAGGAACTTCGACGGTCGTGCTGACGGCGAAGAAACGGAACGTTGGCAGTTGCACCACGGTGGCAGCGCGGACTTGAGCGAAAGCCGCCGCCGGAGAAGCCGTTAGAATCGCACCGATCACCACGCCGCGGAGAATCCATCGATCCATCGTTTCACCCTCCCTCGCCCCGGCCGCATTCTACCGCGCTGGCATGACTTGAAGCAATTGGGTGTTCGTTCGCCGGCACATTGCGAATCGGGCAAGCGTTTCCACTGCGACGTGCGCGAGATCGCAAAGCTTTCTCGAATGGATTTATTTGCCCGACGACCCTTTCCGACCTAGGGTTTCTATTGCCGTGAGAGTGGCGGACTCTCAGCAAGTAAGTATTCGGCAATAGATCGCGGTTCAGATTCCGCGGCGGCGCGCGGATTCTTCCGTCCACACTGTCGGCGAGCGGGGGCGACCCCATGCCAGCGACCACTTCTCATTTGGGTTCTCGCGCCCCGGCCGAACACGGTCGCGGGCGAAAGCCCTCAACTCGCCAGGGCACTACCGCCGTCGAATTCGCATTCGTCGGACCAATCGTGTTTCTGCTATTTTTCGGTGTCTTGGAGTTGGGCCGCGGACTGATGACCGTGCATCTTCTGACGAACGCGGCGCGGGCCGGATGCCGCTCGGGAATCATCGAAGGGACGTCGACCGCCTCGATCACCACGGCCGTCAAGCAGAGCCTAACGGGGGTCGGCGTCAGCGCCGAAACCATCAATGTGCAGGTGAACGACGGCTCGACGGACGCGTCCAACTCCAAAGCAGGCGATGAGATTACCGTGAAAGCCTCGATCCCGGCCAGCTCGATAAGCTGGATGCCGTTTCAGCAGTTCCTGGGCGGTATGACGCTCTCCGGCCAATACACTTTGCGCAGAGAGTGAGGCGGCCAGCCTATGTCTGGAACAAGAAGCACCTTGAGTCCCTCGGCGGACGCCCGAAGCGATCTGCGACGGGCTTGCTCGGCAGAATCCGGTGCAAATTCCGCGCGCCGCGGCCGACGATGCCGCGCGGCCGCGTCGGCCCCACGCCGCGGGATCGCGGCCGTCGAGTTCGCGGTGCTGGCCCCCTTTTTGGCGATGCTCGTGCTCGGGACGTTCGAACTCACACGCGGCATCATGGTCAAGCAATTGCTTAACGATGCCGCCCGCAAGGCCTGCCGCACGGGCATTCAGCCGCAGAAGGCCAATAGCGACGTGACTGCCGAAGTCAATAACATTCTGTCGGACAATGGGATTCCGGCCGCCGACGCCACGATCACGATCCAGGTCAACGGCGCCACGGCCGATTGCAGCACCGCCAAGCAGAACGACAAGATCACCGTCAAGGTCGCGATTCCAACGAGCGACACGTTCTGGGCGGGGGAGTATTTCTTGAATTCAACTTCGATCGAGTCAGACAGCGTCGCCATGTTGAGACAGAACTAACCTCGCCGCGCCATTCACCGCATCTTCAAAGCACTCGCAGGCATTTGCCAAGGCAGATCTTTATGAACCGCACATCGCCACATCAGAGAATTCGTCGCCGTGAAGGCGGCTTACAACGGCGCGGATCCGTGGTCACGTTGGTCGCGCTTCTTTTGGTCCCGTTTATGGGAATGGTGGCGTTCGCACTCGACATTGCCTGGATCGTTCAATCTCGGAGCGACTTGCAAAGCACGGCCGACGCCGCCGCCTTGGCTGGGGCCGAGCAATTGATGAACGGCTTCGTTCAATACTCGCTGCCCGGTCAGACCCTGCAGAGCACGATTCTCAGCACCGCCGAATCCAACGCCAAGACGTACGCCAAGAACTTCGCCAGTTACAACACCGCCGGGGGAGTGAGTTCGCTCGCGCTCAACGATGCCGATATTCAATTCGGATTCACCGATGCGAGTAATAATTTCACGGCGTCGCCGACGTACTCGGGCTTTCCGAACACAGTCAAGGTGACGATGCGGCTCGACAGCAATGCCAATGGGCAACTCAAATTATTCTTTGCTCCGATCTTCGGAGTCAACTCGACTCCCGTTACGGCTACCGCCGCGGCGACGATTTTCACCGCCAATGTCGTCAACTTTCAAGCGACGCCTCCGACCACAGCCGGTGTTCTACCCATGACGATGGACATCAACGCCTGGAACACATTCATCCAATCCGGCGTTTCCAGCGACGGAACAACCCACGCGGGATCGAACGGCGCGCCGCAAATGCAGGTCTATCCCAGCCCAACCGGCGCGCCGGGAAACTTCGGCATGTTGAGCCTCGACGATTCCTCGAACTCGGCCAGCGCGATTAAAGGCTGGATCGACAACGGGCTGGGGGCCAGCGACCTCGCCACGTTGCAAAGCGCGAATCTCCTGCCATTGACGCAGCCCACTACCCCGGTCTGGAACTGGAAGGGAGTGCCGGGGTTCAAGGCCTCGGATCTGAATTCCTTGACGGTCGGACAGAATTTCTTGCTGCCCATCTTCGAACCTGTGGTGGGAACGCCCGGGGCGGCTCAGGAAGCTGCCAGCGGGGCGACTTACCAGGCGACGGACGACAGCACCGGAACGGCCACGCCCGGCAGCGGCGGCCACGGTTCAAACTCCTACTACAACATCGTGGAGTTCGTTGGCGTGCAGATTACTCAATTGGATAAATCGAGCGATGCCTACATTCAGCCGGTTGCGGTGATGGATCCGACGGCGGTCTACGATCAATCGTCG
This genomic stretch from Pirellulales bacterium harbors:
- a CDS encoding TadE family protein encodes the protein MPATTSHLGSRAPAEHGRGRKPSTRQGTTAVEFAFVGPIVFLLFFGVLELGRGLMTVHLLTNAARAGCRSGIIEGTSTASITTAVKQSLTGVGVSAETINVQVNDGSTDASNSKAGDEITVKASIPASSISWMPFQQFLGGMTLSGQYTLRRE
- a CDS encoding TadE/TadG family type IV pilus assembly protein, which gives rise to MSGTRSTLSPSADARSDLRRACSAESGANSARRGRRCRAAASAPRRGIAAVEFAVLAPFLAMLVLGTFELTRGIMVKQLLNDAARKACRTGIQPQKANSDVTAEVNNILSDNGIPAADATITIQVNGATADCSTAKQNDKITVKVAIPTSDTFWAGEYFLNSTSIESDSVAMLRQN
- a CDS encoding pilus assembly protein TadG-related protein — its product is MVTLVALLLVPFMGMVAFALDIAWIVQSRSDLQSTADAAALAGAEQLMNGFVQYSLPGQTLQSTILSTAESNAKTYAKNFASYNTAGGVSSLALNDADIQFGFTDASNNFTASPTYSGFPNTVKVTMRLDSNANGQLKLFFAPIFGVNSTPVTATAAATIFTANVVNFQATPPTTAGVLPMTMDINAWNTFIQSGVSSDGTTHAGSNGAPQMQVYPSPTGAPGNFGMLSLDDSSNSASAIKGWIDNGLGASDLATLQSANLLPLTQPTTPVWNWKGVPGFKASDLNSLTVGQNFLLPIFEPVVGTPGAAQEAASGATYQATDDSTGTATPGSGGHGSNSYYNIVEFVGVQITQLDKSSDAYIQPVAVMDPTAVYDQSSATPAGTTATLVTTFTTPKLTQ